The following are encoded together in the Anaerostipes caccae L1-92 genome:
- a CDS encoding potassium/proton antiporter — protein MELYLLLCAVVLLLCIFSNKISDKIGVPSLLIFMFLGMVFGSEGIFKIEFSDFQAAENICTAALIFIMFYGGYSTNWERAKPAAGRAAVLSTLGVAMTAALVGAFCHFILKLSLPESFLIGSVVSCTDAASVFSIFRSKNLNLEGNLAPLLEIESGSNDPFSYMLTVIALTVMKGGELDFIWKMVFLQLAVGAGVGAAVGIAGPKIIRKFKFCTDGFDAVFVLAAALISYALAGIMGGNGFLSVYLTGILMGNAKTKNKANVVRFFDNVTILAQIATFFLIGLLSYPSQMVSSLPATLVIILFLTLAARPVMVFILTGRYLKFREKIFVSFAGLRGASSIVFAIFASAGGVYMQSNVFHIVFGLALISVAVQGTFLPWAARRLDLIDEENDVRKTFNDYQEESAMTLMQLHISPGHHWENQKLKDVTLPEGSLAMVIRREDDIIIPKGDTVMMAGDDIAVNVPSFEAANEISLKEIKIEEDHPWRDKKIKELDLKEHILVAMIRRKDQDIIPNGETKIYKDDILVIYDE, from the coding sequence ATGGAATTATACCTGCTGCTCTGTGCTGTTGTTTTGCTGCTCTGCATCTTTTCTAATAAGATTTCGGATAAAATCGGGGTGCCAAGCCTCCTGATTTTTATGTTCCTGGGTATGGTGTTCGGATCTGAGGGCATCTTTAAAATTGAATTCAGTGATTTTCAGGCGGCAGAAAATATATGTACCGCTGCGCTGATCTTTATCATGTTTTACGGGGGATATTCCACAAACTGGGAACGTGCAAAACCTGCTGCCGGGAGAGCGGCAGTACTTTCTACCTTAGGTGTTGCCATGACGGCGGCATTGGTAGGTGCCTTCTGCCATTTCATCTTAAAGCTGTCTCTGCCGGAAAGCTTTTTGATCGGTTCTGTGGTCAGCTGCACGGATGCGGCCTCCGTCTTTTCCATCTTCCGTTCTAAAAATCTGAATCTGGAAGGAAATCTGGCTCCTCTCCTCGAAATCGAGAGCGGAAGCAACGATCCATTTTCTTATATGCTCACGGTGATCGCACTGACTGTGATGAAAGGGGGAGAACTGGATTTTATCTGGAAAATGGTTTTCCTACAGCTGGCAGTGGGTGCTGGCGTTGGCGCGGCAGTGGGGATTGCCGGACCAAAAATTATCCGAAAGTTTAAGTTTTGCACCGATGGATTTGATGCGGTTTTTGTACTGGCAGCGGCTCTGATCTCGTATGCTCTGGCTGGAATTATGGGAGGTAATGGATTTCTGTCGGTTTACCTGACCGGGATCCTTATGGGAAATGCGAAGACGAAAAACAAGGCCAATGTCGTCCGCTTTTTTGACAATGTAACCATTCTTGCCCAGATAGCAACATTTTTTCTCATTGGACTGCTCTCCTATCCGTCTCAGATGGTTTCTTCACTTCCGGCGACCCTTGTGATTATTCTGTTTCTCACACTGGCAGCAAGGCCCGTGATGGTTTTTATATTGACGGGAAGATATCTGAAATTTCGTGAAAAGATATTTGTCTCATTTGCAGGATTAAGAGGGGCGTCGTCCATTGTGTTTGCAATCTTTGCCTCAGCCGGCGGAGTATATATGCAGAGCAATGTGTTTCATATTGTTTTTGGCCTGGCACTGATCTCGGTGGCTGTGCAGGGGACCTTTCTTCCATGGGCGGCCCGGAGGCTTGATTTGATCGATGAAGAAAATGACGTGAGGAAAACATTCAACGATTATCAGGAAGAGTCGGCCATGACACTGATGCAGCTTCACATCTCACCCGGACATCACTGGGAGAATCAGAAGCTTAAGGATGTCACCCTGCCGGAGGGATCTCTTGCTATGGTAATCCGGAGGGAGGATGACATCATCATTCCAAAGGGAGATACAGTGATGATGGCCGGGGATGATATCGCGGTGAATGTTCCGTCATTTGAAGCTGCAAATGAGATTTCTCTCAAGGAAATCAAGATTGAGGAAGATCATCCATGGAGAGATAAAAAAATTAAAGAGCTGGATCTAAAGGAACATATCCTCGTGGCGATGATCAGAAGAAAAGATCAGGACATCATTCCAAACGGGGAGACGAAGATTTACAAAGATGACATACTGGTGATTTACGACGAATAG
- the asrB gene encoding anaerobic sulfite reductase subunit AsrB encodes MENFVQPKPCTILNVKRESEHEWTFRVASEAKPDHGQFMQLSIPKIGEAPISVSAQGDGWLEFTIRSVGRVTNCIFSKEKGDTLFLRGPYGKGWPSEEFRGKHLVVITGGTGLAPVRSLLHKCAGEKDFVKDVHLISGFKDEAGIVFHRELKEWKEKFHTVYALDNDEKEGWRTGMVTAFVKEIPFGSFGDDYAVVVVGPPPMMKFTGLELLNCGADPEKIWMSFERKMSCAIGKCGHCRIDEVYVCLDGPVFPYTTARDLVD; translated from the coding sequence ATGGAAAATTTTGTTCAGCCCAAGCCATGTACGATTCTGAATGTGAAGCGGGAAAGCGAACACGAGTGGACCTTCCGGGTTGCCTCCGAAGCCAAACCGGACCACGGACAGTTCATGCAGCTTTCTATTCCTAAAATAGGGGAGGCACCGATTTCAGTTTCCGCCCAGGGAGATGGCTGGCTGGAATTTACGATCCGCTCTGTGGGCAGGGTGACCAACTGTATCTTCAGCAAAGAGAAAGGGGATACCCTGTTCCTGCGGGGCCCATATGGAAAAGGATGGCCGTCTGAAGAATTCAGGGGAAAACATCTGGTGGTTATCACTGGAGGAACAGGTCTGGCTCCGGTCCGTTCTCTCCTTCATAAATGTGCCGGGGAAAAGGATTTTGTGAAAGATGTACATTTGATCTCTGGTTTTAAAGATGAAGCCGGGATCGTCTTTCACAGAGAACTGAAAGAGTGGAAAGAAAAATTTCATACGGTATATGCTCTTGATAATGATGAAAAAGAGGGGTGGAGGACCGGTATGGTCACTGCGTTCGTAAAAGAAATCCCATTTGGCAGTTTCGGGGATGATTATGCGGTTGTTGTCGTAGGGCCTCCTCCGATGATGAAATTTACAGGACTGGAACTGTTAAACTGCGGTGCGGACCCGGAAAAAATATGGATGAGTTTTGAGAGAAAGATGTCCTGTGCCATCGGAAAGTGCGGCCACTGCCGCATCGATGAAGTCTATGTCTGCCTGGACGGACCGGTTTTCCCTTACACAACGGCCAGAGATCTGGTGGATTAA
- the dnaJ gene encoding molecular chaperone DnaJ, translating into MADKRDYYEVLGVSRSASESEIKKAYRKLAKQYHPDTNPGDKVAEAKFKEASEAYEVLSDPEKKAQYDQFGHAAFEQGGPGGFNGGGFGGFDFGGDMGDIFGDIFGGMFGGGGRSQRAANTPTQGAHVRARIHVTFEEAVFGTTKKLEISLKEECASCHGSGAKAGTHPETCPKCGGKGQVVYTQQSMFGTVRNVQTCPDCQGTGQVIKEKCPDCHGSGYVSQRKTIEVTVPAGINNGQSIRIRGKGEPGTNGGPRGDLLVVVSVDRHPKFQRQEYDIISTEPISFTQAALGATIKINTVDGPYDYTIKAGTQTDTRVRLKGKGVPTLRNKNVRGDHYVTLVVQVPEHLNEEQKNALKKFQESMGEVPKKEEHKGFFGKHKK; encoded by the coding sequence ATGGCAGATAAACGAGATTACTATGAAGTGCTGGGGGTATCCCGCAGTGCTTCAGAATCAGAAATAAAGAAAGCCTACCGTAAACTTGCGAAACAGTATCATCCAGATACGAACCCGGGAGACAAAGTGGCCGAGGCAAAGTTTAAAGAAGCTTCCGAGGCTTATGAAGTTTTAAGTGATCCTGAAAAGAAAGCGCAGTATGACCAGTTTGGTCATGCTGCCTTTGAACAGGGCGGACCCGGAGGATTCAACGGAGGAGGGTTTGGCGGTTTTGATTTCGGCGGAGATATGGGAGATATTTTCGGAGATATCTTCGGCGGTATGTTCGGCGGCGGAGGCAGAAGCCAGCGCGCGGCCAATACGCCGACCCAGGGTGCCCACGTGCGTGCAAGGATCCATGTGACCTTTGAGGAAGCGGTTTTTGGAACAACCAAAAAGCTGGAAATTTCTCTGAAAGAGGAGTGTGCTTCCTGTCACGGAAGCGGTGCCAAAGCCGGCACCCATCCGGAGACATGTCCGAAGTGCGGCGGTAAAGGCCAGGTAGTATATACCCAGCAGTCTATGTTCGGAACGGTGAGAAATGTCCAGACATGTCCGGACTGCCAGGGAACCGGTCAGGTGATCAAGGAAAAATGTCCGGACTGCCACGGAAGCGGCTATGTGAGCCAGAGAAAAACAATTGAGGTCACTGTGCCGGCCGGCATCAACAACGGACAGAGTATCAGAATCCGCGGAAAAGGAGAGCCCGGAACAAACGGAGGACCGAGGGGAGATCTCCTCGTGGTTGTTTCCGTGGACCGGCATCCGAAATTCCAGAGACAGGAATACGATATTATATCCACGGAGCCGATCTCCTTTACCCAGGCAGCACTTGGTGCGACGATCAAGATCAATACGGTAGACGGTCCTTATGACTATACGATCAAGGCAGGAACCCAGACAGACACCCGTGTGCGTCTGAAAGGCAAGGGTGTGCCAACCTTACGGAACAAGAATGTCCGGGGCGACCACTATGTGACCCTTGTTGTCCAGGTGCCGGAGCATCTGAACGAAGAGCAGAAGAATGCCCTTAAAAAGTTCCAGGAATCTATGGGCGAAGTGCCGAAGAAAGAAGAACATAAAGGATTTTTCGGGAAACATAAAAAATAA
- a CDS encoding HAD family hydrolase codes for METYEGVIFDFNGTLFFDDDKHVLAWGEISRLLRGRDITDGELHTKLNGTPNIMNIQYMMDGKATEEEQDRYSQLKEEYYRRFCREDQEHLHLVSGAERYFDYLKQHKIPFTIASASIKENIDFFIESFRLDRWFEPSEIIYDNGTYENKIAMFQEAADLIGVDMGRIRIYEDSLSGIRSAYEAGCRDIAVICPKEKEEELRKYPGVTKTMRDFLF; via the coding sequence ATGGAAACATATGAAGGTGTAATTTTTGACTTTAACGGGACACTGTTTTTTGATGATGATAAGCATGTGCTGGCATGGGGAGAGATTTCCAGACTGCTGCGGGGAAGAGATATCACGGATGGAGAACTGCACACGAAGCTGAACGGAACTCCGAACATTATGAATATCCAGTATATGATGGACGGGAAAGCAACAGAGGAGGAACAAGACAGATATTCTCAGCTGAAAGAAGAATACTACCGGAGATTCTGCAGAGAGGATCAGGAACATTTACATCTGGTGTCAGGCGCAGAAAGATATTTTGACTATTTAAAACAGCATAAAATACCTTTTACGATCGCCAGTGCCTCCATCAAAGAAAATATAGATTTCTTTATCGAATCTTTCCGGCTGGACCGCTGGTTTGAGCCGTCTGAGATCATCTATGACAATGGGACTTATGAAAACAAAATCGCCATGTTTCAAGAGGCGGCGGATCTTATCGGAGTGGATATGGGACGAATCCGCATCTATGAAGATTCCCTGTCAGGGATCAGAAGTGCATATGAGGCGGGGTGCAGGGATATCGCAGTGATTTGTCCAAAGGAAAAAGAGGAAGAGCTAAGAAAGTATCCCGGAGTTACAAAAACCATGCGCGACTTCTTGTTCTGA
- the asrA gene encoding anaerobic sulfite reductase subunit AsrA — protein sequence MEYSLDIAQADRVLEALRKDYRVYAPKRFPKQGRYSDTDIIRYDEVKNFEEIVWKEKSDYPVKEVVMPIQQTLFYYTEDEYKPSRNPAKPVLIFARPCDINAQHIQDEIYAGNGGYTDFYYERMRSLVTFAMMECNGGDDTCFCVSMGSNETEDYALAVRFREDGADVRVEDASFNTYFNDMPKGSYTPAFVKENEMKVTLPDLSDKQVRMELKKHPMWREFDKRCISCGSCTVACSTCTCFSTRDLSYGDNPEAGERRRVTASCQIEGFDQMAGQREFRNNAGDRMRYKILHKFHDYKARFGKRHMCVGCGRCAHRCPELISISATVSKVNDAVNEIKAEMAQQGR from the coding sequence ATGGAATATTCACTTGACATTGCCCAGGCTGACCGGGTCTTGGAGGCGCTGAGAAAAGACTACCGTGTCTATGCTCCGAAGCGTTTTCCGAAACAGGGGCGTTATTCTGACACGGATATCATACGCTATGATGAGGTGAAAAATTTTGAGGAGATTGTCTGGAAGGAAAAGTCCGACTATCCTGTGAAGGAGGTTGTCATGCCCATTCAGCAGACACTCTTTTATTACACGGAGGATGAGTATAAACCGAGCAGAAATCCGGCAAAACCTGTTTTGATCTTTGCCAGGCCGTGCGACATCAATGCACAGCATATACAGGATGAAATATATGCGGGCAACGGGGGATATACGGATTTTTACTATGAGCGGATGCGCAGCCTTGTAACATTTGCCATGATGGAATGTAATGGCGGGGACGACACCTGCTTCTGTGTTTCCATGGGGAGCAATGAGACAGAGGACTATGCCCTGGCAGTCCGGTTTCGGGAAGACGGAGCCGATGTCCGGGTCGAAGATGCTTCGTTCAATACATATTTTAACGATATGCCGAAAGGCAGCTACACACCTGCTTTTGTGAAGGAAAATGAGATGAAAGTAACTCTGCCGGATCTGTCTGACAAACAGGTGCGGATGGAATTAAAAAAGCATCCCATGTGGAGAGAGTTTGACAAGAGGTGTATCTCCTGCGGCAGCTGTACGGTAGCCTGTTCCACATGTACCTGCTTTTCCACAAGAGATCTGAGTTACGGAGATAACCCGGAGGCCGGAGAGCGGCGCAGAGTCACCGCGTCCTGCCAGATCGAAGGATTTGACCAGATGGCGGGACAGAGGGAATTCAGAAACAATGCAGGCGACAGGATGCGCTATAAGATTCTTCATAAATTTCATGATTATAAGGCCCGATTTGGAAAACGCCATATGTGTGTCGGGTGCGGCAGGTGCGCCCACCGCTGTCCGGAATTGATATCAATTTCAGCGACAGTCTCCAAAGTAAACGATGCGGTAAACGAGATCAAAGCCGAGATGGCACAGCAGGGGAGGTAA
- the asrC gene encoding sulfite reductase subunit C has product MNHDINVGKVRLNCFRQSKEPGVFMLQMRVPGGTVDAKYLSYVEHISRTWGDGNFHFGTRQTFDIPGIKYENIPAVNAYLEQYIKEVDGTLCNTDMDTVAHEPEPWDPKAGYPTIGARNITACIGNYHCVCGNSNTFELARKIEPIIFPSHYHIKINISGCPNDCNKAHMCDFGIIGTARMTYHPERCIGCGACVKACEQRATRVLSKNEETQKIEKDACCCVGCGECVRACPASAWTRQPAKFYRVILGGRTGRQTPRAGKMFLNWAAEEVILGVLGNWQKFSAWVMDYKPEYLHGGHLIDRAGYKKFKEIMLEGVKLNPECLVAEDIFWSETEYRSNFNVKPVSMHHTAGPQAE; this is encoded by the coding sequence ATGAATCATGATATCAATGTGGGCAAAGTACGGCTGAATTGTTTCCGCCAGTCCAAAGAACCGGGGGTGTTTATGCTCCAGATGAGAGTTCCCGGAGGAACAGTAGATGCAAAATATCTCTCTTATGTGGAACACATTTCCCGGACCTGGGGTGACGGCAACTTCCATTTCGGAACACGTCAGACCTTTGACATTCCAGGAATTAAATATGAAAATATTCCGGCAGTCAATGCCTATTTGGAACAGTATATCAAAGAGGTGGACGGAACTCTCTGCAACACCGATATGGATACGGTGGCCCATGAGCCGGAGCCGTGGGACCCCAAGGCGGGTTATCCGACCATCGGGGCCAGAAATATCACCGCCTGTATCGGAAATTACCACTGTGTCTGCGGCAATTCTAATACGTTTGAACTGGCAAGGAAGATCGAACCGATCATCTTCCCAAGTCATTACCATATCAAGATCAATATATCCGGCTGCCCCAATGACTGCAATAAAGCTCATATGTGTGATTTCGGCATCATTGGAACTGCAAGGATGACGTACCATCCGGAGCGGTGTATCGGCTGCGGAGCCTGTGTAAAGGCATGTGAACAGAGAGCCACACGGGTGTTAAGCAAAAATGAAGAGACACAGAAGATAGAAAAAGACGCATGCTGCTGTGTGGGGTGCGGAGAATGTGTGAGGGCCTGTCCGGCCAGCGCATGGACCAGACAGCCGGCGAAGTTTTACCGGGTGATCCTGGGAGGAAGAACAGGACGTCAGACTCCGAGAGCCGGAAAGATGTTTCTTAACTGGGCCGCGGAAGAAGTGATTTTAGGGGTCTTGGGCAACTGGCAGAAGTTTTCTGCATGGGTCATGGACTATAAGCCGGAGTACCTGCACGGAGGCCATCTGATCGACCGGGCCGGTTATAAGAAGTTTAAGGAAATCATGCTGGAAGGTGTGAAACTGAATCCGGAATGTCTGGTGGCCGAGGATATTTTTTGGAGCGAGACGGAATATCGGTCAAATTTCAATGTGAAGCCGGTTTCCATGCATCATACGGCAGGTCCCCAGGCAGAATAG
- a CDS encoding Cof-type HAD-IIB family hydrolase, which produces MKYKLIALDLDGTLNTDEKTITPKTRDALLRAQQQGLIIALCSARPVPGLYKDMKTLELEKHHGILIAYNGGKILRAEDKEILHQQIFPRGLAIEVLKHLKRYPVTPIIDDGERFYVTDKNGYKVQHECWNNQMECMEVPSLTNCLDFDLVKILMSVRPEELWDILPEVSKPFEDDLVFVRTAPFYIEAMPKGLNKAEGLRRTCELLHISSEEVIAFGDAENDLEMIRFSGRGVAMGNACDALKEAADEITLTNNEDGIAHSLERLL; this is translated from the coding sequence ATGAAATATAAACTAATCGCCCTGGATTTAGATGGTACCTTAAACACCGATGAAAAAACAATCACCCCGAAAACCCGGGATGCCCTTCTCAGAGCACAGCAGCAGGGACTTATCATAGCTCTCTGCTCCGCACGCCCGGTGCCGGGACTCTATAAAGATATGAAAACACTGGAACTGGAAAAACACCATGGAATCCTGATCGCCTATAATGGAGGTAAAATTCTGCGGGCCGAAGATAAAGAGATTCTTCACCAACAAATTTTTCCCCGCGGTCTGGCCATAGAAGTTTTAAAACATCTGAAACGTTATCCGGTCACCCCAATCATAGACGACGGAGAACGTTTTTATGTGACAGATAAAAATGGATATAAAGTTCAGCACGAATGTTGGAACAATCAAATGGAATGTATGGAAGTCCCATCATTAACGAACTGTCTCGATTTTGACCTGGTAAAGATTTTAATGTCCGTACGGCCAGAAGAACTTTGGGACATACTCCCAGAAGTCAGCAAACCATTTGAAGATGATCTGGTCTTCGTAAGGACCGCCCCTTTTTACATCGAAGCCATGCCAAAGGGTCTCAATAAAGCAGAGGGCCTGCGCCGTACATGTGAACTTCTCCACATCTCTTCCGAAGAAGTCATCGCCTTTGGGGACGCAGAAAACGACCTGGAGATGATCAGATTTTCCGGCCGGGGCGTTGCCATGGGAAATGCCTGTGACGCCCTGAAAGAGGCAGCCGATGAAATCACTCTGACCAACAATGAAGATGGAATTGCACATAGTCTGGAACGTCTTTTGTAA
- a CDS encoding AraC family transcriptional regulator, with product MTDVKEVKGMREQILAVQRMQEFIEEHLAENITLADLARVSLYSPWYSYRLFTRHAGATPADYIRRLRLSKSALKLRDSACKIADVAFEMGFDSVDGYQRAFQREFGCNPREYAMNPVPLYLFTPYGVKFREIERRPIMENLRNVFIQVMEKPERKVIIKRGKEASDYFAYCEEVGCDVWGLLLSVKSISGEPVCLWLPPACRKPDTSEYVQGVEVSKDYDGEVPEGFDVIKLPAAKYLMFQSEPFEEENYCQAIEEVWDAMKKYDPSVIGCQWDESNPRIQLEPIGTRGYIELAAIK from the coding sequence ATGACAGATGTAAAGGAGGTGAAAGGTATGAGGGAACAGATTCTGGCAGTTCAGCGCATGCAGGAATTCATAGAAGAACATCTGGCAGAAAACATCACGCTGGCCGACCTGGCGAGAGTATCTTTGTATTCTCCGTGGTATTCTTACCGGCTGTTTACACGGCATGCGGGAGCGACACCTGCTGATTATATCCGGCGGCTCCGTCTGTCTAAATCAGCGCTGAAGCTGAGAGACAGTGCCTGTAAAATAGCGGACGTGGCTTTCGAGATGGGATTTGACAGTGTGGATGGGTATCAGCGCGCGTTTCAGCGTGAATTCGGATGCAATCCCCGTGAATATGCCATGAACCCTGTACCGTTATATCTTTTTACCCCGTATGGCGTAAAATTCAGGGAGATCGAAAGGAGACCAATTATGGAAAACTTGAGAAATGTATTCATTCAAGTGATGGAGAAGCCGGAACGAAAGGTGATCATTAAGAGGGGAAAAGAAGCCTCAGACTATTTCGCATATTGTGAGGAAGTAGGATGCGACGTATGGGGACTTTTATTAAGTGTCAAATCGATCAGCGGAGAGCCTGTGTGCCTCTGGCTGCCGCCTGCCTGCCGGAAACCGGATACATCAGAATATGTTCAGGGTGTGGAGGTATCCAAAGATTATGACGGTGAGGTGCCGGAAGGATTCGATGTGATCAAGCTGCCGGCCGCCAAGTATTTAATGTTCCAAAGTGAGCCATTTGAAGAAGAAAATTACTGTCAGGCCATTGAGGAAGTATGGGATGCTATGAAGAAATATGACCCGTCTGTTATTGGCTGTCAGTGGGATGAAAGCAATCCAAGAATTCAGCTGGAGCCGATTGGGACAAGAGGCTATATAGAATTGGCTGCAATTAAATAA
- a CDS encoding 16S rRNA (uracil(1498)-N(3))-methyltransferase produces MYRFFIEECQVDGAYIWVEGDDVNHIRNVLRMKAGERVLLCSESGMEYESELVSLEGDKIQARILDIHGAESELKTRIVLFQGLPKGDKMDLVIQKAIELGASEIVPVKMKRCVVKLDEKKARKKTERWNAVALSAAKQSKRGMIPRVSRVYSFHEAAEMARGLSMVLVPYEAAEGMEYSRQLVKEVKGRESVGIFIGPEGGFEPAEIEELRESGGQILSLGKRILRTETAGMAMLSVLMFELEE; encoded by the coding sequence ATGTATCGTTTTTTTATAGAAGAGTGTCAGGTGGACGGAGCGTATATCTGGGTGGAAGGTGATGACGTAAATCATATACGGAATGTTCTCAGGATGAAAGCAGGGGAACGGGTTCTGCTCTGCAGTGAAAGCGGCATGGAGTATGAATCTGAACTGGTTTCTCTTGAAGGGGATAAGATTCAGGCAAGGATTTTGGACATTCATGGTGCCGAATCTGAACTGAAAACAAGGATCGTGCTGTTTCAGGGGCTTCCCAAAGGAGATAAGATGGACCTGGTCATCCAGAAAGCCATAGAGCTTGGAGCCAGTGAGATTGTGCCGGTAAAAATGAAGCGGTGTGTGGTGAAGCTGGATGAGAAAAAAGCAAGAAAAAAGACAGAACGGTGGAATGCGGTGGCTTTAAGTGCGGCAAAACAGTCCAAAAGGGGCATGATACCGCGAGTAAGCCGAGTTTACAGTTTTCATGAGGCAGCAGAAATGGCCCGGGGACTTTCCATGGTTCTCGTCCCGTATGAAGCGGCAGAGGGAATGGAATATTCCAGACAGTTGGTAAAAGAAGTGAAAGGCAGGGAATCTGTGGGCATTTTTATCGGCCCCGAGGGCGGATTTGAGCCGGCAGAGATAGAAGAACTGCGGGAATCAGGAGGACAGATCTTAAGTCTCGGAAAGAGGATTTTACGGACGGAAACGGCAGGCATGGCCATGCTGTCGGTTTTAATGTTTGAATTGGAGGAGTGA
- a CDS encoding histidine phosphatase family protein, with amino-acid sequence MKLKQIISIFIMLSCVFLVGGCAGKTEVPEMRQEKAAEKTGKDTMIYVVRHGKTMLNEAKRAQGWADAPLTDEGVKVTKKLAHGFKKRGIEFDYAYSSDLGRTRQTTGIILKGLGQSELPLREQQGLREVCFGTYEGEKFSKMMEDVSRNLGYENLKQFKQSGTYHIRKRIDGVKSLDKTGYAESFKAVKARMQKSLRSIAEDTEKKGGGNVLVVSHGMAIITMLSDMTEQKVPGHLENSSVTKIIYKDGKFHVQSIGDTAYLEQ; translated from the coding sequence ATGAAGCTGAAACAAATTATATCAATTTTTATCATGTTATCTTGTGTTTTTCTTGTGGGAGGATGCGCCGGTAAGACAGAGGTGCCGGAAATGAGACAGGAAAAAGCGGCAGAGAAAACAGGGAAAGACACAATGATTTATGTGGTCAGGCACGGGAAGACTATGCTGAATGAAGCAAAGCGCGCCCAGGGATGGGCTGACGCTCCTTTGACTGATGAAGGAGTGAAGGTGACAAAAAAGCTGGCCCACGGGTTTAAAAAGAGGGGGATCGAGTTTGACTATGCTTATTCCAGTGATCTGGGCAGGACCCGGCAGACAACGGGTATTATTCTGAAGGGATTGGGTCAGTCTGAACTTCCCCTGAGAGAACAGCAAGGGCTCAGAGAGGTCTGCTTCGGAACCTATGAAGGTGAGAAATTTTCCAAAATGATGGAGGATGTCTCCAGAAATCTTGGGTATGAAAACCTGAAACAATTTAAGCAATCCGGAACTTATCATATCAGGAAAAGGATAGACGGCGTAAAAAGTCTGGATAAAACCGGATATGCGGAAAGTTTTAAGGCTGTTAAGGCACGGATGCAAAAGTCGCTCAGAAGCATTGCAGAGGATACAGAGAAAAAGGGTGGGGGAAACGTCCTGGTTGTCTCTCATGGAATGGCGATTATAACGATGCTTTCTGACATGACAGAGCAAAAAGTACCCGGACATCTTGAAAATTCCAGTGTCACTAAAATTATATATAAGGACGGGAAATTTCATGTTCAAAGTATTGGGGATACAGCCTATTTGGAACAGTAA
- the prmA gene encoding 50S ribosomal protein L11 methyltransferase, whose translation MGWNRITIRTVTSAEDMISYELTELGAAGVEVEDHVPLSKEEIDEMFIEVLPDHEEPDDGKAVLHCYFDESENLEDVTIKIQTMLGRLKSFMDIGEGRIEYGFTKEEDWINNWKKFFKPIRLDDTIVIKPTWETLTEHKDGDVVIEIDPGTAFGTGSHETTRLCIEGLKEEIHPETVMLDVGCGSGILSIIALKLGAKKTVMTDIDPRAVKAAEENMDVNHLSREQYETHFGNVLEDKEFARSLGEKKYDIVAANILADVILPLTSIVDLFLKEDGAFVISGIIETKEQEVLSQLKKYGFFAEKTRRMKEWVSITARRRRK comes from the coding sequence ATGGGATGGAACAGAATTACGATCCGTACAGTTACCTCGGCAGAGGATATGATCAGTTATGAACTTACGGAACTTGGAGCAGCAGGTGTGGAAGTGGAAGATCATGTGCCGCTCTCCAAGGAAGAAATTGACGAGATGTTTATAGAAGTCCTTCCGGACCATGAGGAGCCGGATGACGGAAAAGCAGTTTTGCACTGTTATTTTGATGAGTCGGAAAATCTTGAGGATGTGACTATAAAGATCCAGACAATGCTCGGCCGGCTGAAAAGTTTTATGGACATCGGAGAAGGCAGAATAGAATATGGTTTTACCAAAGAAGAAGACTGGATCAACAACTGGAAGAAGTTTTTTAAACCGATAAGGCTGGATGATACGATTGTGATTAAACCGACATGGGAGACGCTGACCGAACACAAAGACGGGGATGTGGTCATTGAGATCGATCCCGGAACTGCATTCGGCACAGGGTCCCATGAGACGACCAGACTTTGCATTGAAGGGCTGAAAGAGGAGATCCATCCGGAAACGGTTATGCTGGATGTGGGCTGCGGCAGCGGGATTTTATCCATCATTGCCCTGAAGCTGGGAGCAAAAAAGACCGTGATGACAGATATTGATCCCAGGGCGGTAAAAGCAGCCGAAGAAAATATGGACGTGAACCATCTGAGCCGGGAACAGTATGAAACCCATTTTGGAAATGTATTGGAAGACAAGGAGTTTGCCCGCTCACTGGGAGAAAAGAAATACGATATTGTGGCGGCCAATATTCTTGCTGACGTAATCCTGCCCCTCACTTCGATTGTAGATTTATTCTTAAAAGAGGACGGTGCTTTTGTGATTTCAGGAATCATTGAAACAAAAGAGCAGGAGGTGCTCTCACAGCTTAAAAAGTATGGATTTTTCGCTGAAAAGACCCGGCGGATGAAGGAATGGGTGTCCATCACTGCAAGGAGAAGAAGAAAATAA